CACGGTGGCCGTACCCACGAGCTCGAAGGTGTAGTCGGCGTTGCCGAGGCCGACCGCGATGCCGTTGAACGTCAGCGATCCCAGCGAGAAGCTGCTCGTCCTGAAATGAAAGCTGCCGGCGGCTGCCCCTGCGGCTGTCGCCACCACTATGAGCATCGCGATCACGAGTGCTCTGAGACTGCGTCCCATGCTCTGTCCCCTCACCTTGGATTGTCGACGATCATAGTGTCCGCCGGGGGTGCCTCGTCGAGGAAACCGAGGTCGATCTGCAAACGTTTGACCTCGCTCTCGGCGCCGAGGAGGAGGAGCAGTCGCCTTCCCTCGTGCCACCGCCGAGCCGCCTCCGCCAGCCTGCCTGCTGCTGCGTCGTGACGGGCCCATGCAACAAGGGTGCGCGCCCTCTCGCCGTTTGCAGAGATGCTCTCTGCCATCTCGAGACTCTTCGAGAACGCCTCCTCCGGAGCGTGCCGCGAAGCCGGATTGCCGGCGTCGACTTCGATGGGTCGGCCGGTCAGCGACCCGAGGACGCCGATGACCCGCCATGCGGCGGCGATGTAGTCGCCCGCCTCCGAGTCGGTCGCCTGGTCGAGCGCCTCGATGGCGACCTGCTCGGCCTCGGCCAGGCGACCGAGTCCGATGAGGGCCTCGGCCAGGAACCGCTTGGTCTCAGCGAGGACGCCGAGGCTCCCTCCCGCCATCGCTACGACGGTACGAAGGGACGCCTCACCCTCGGCGAAGCTCCCAGTGGCCACCTGGGCGCCTCCGAGATTGCTGAGGTACACCATCTCCCCGTCCCTGTTGTTCGTCGACTTGGCGATCTGGAGAGCTTGGGAATAGCAGGTGACGGCTCCCGCATAGTCGCCCTTGGCTTCGAGGATCACCCCGATGTTGTTCATGACCGGCATCACCTCGTCCGGATTGCCGATCGCTTCGAAGATCCGAGCCGCCTCGTCGAAGTGGGCGATCGCCTCGTCGTAGCTTCCGGAGCTGAACTCGGCCACGCCGGCGAGGTTGAGGGCCTGCGCCAGAGCCGGGCGATCTCCGATGGCCCGGCTCCTCGCGAGCACTTCGGCGCTGAGCTCGGCGACGCCGTCGTTCAGCCCGAGCCGCAGGCGAGACCATGCCTGCATCCAGAGGGCCTTCATCAGGTCGATCGGGGATTCGGCCCGCGCCGCTGCTATCTCGCTCCGTTCAGCGCTCTCGAGAGCGTCTCTGAAGCGACCGAGGTAGGTCTGGGCCGCAGCCATGCCCCGCTCGGCACGCGCCTCGGTGGCGGCGTCCCCGGTGACCACTGCCGAGTCACGCATCTCGATGTAACGGTCGATGGCTTCGTGGTAGCGGCCCTGTGCCGTGAGCACGTCTCCGAGGCCTTCGAGTGCCGCACGCCGTTGGTCGCCGAGGGCTGCTCCCGGTGCGTCCGCCGACAGTTCGAGCGCCGCCGTGTATGCGATCGCTGCCGCCTCGGATGCGTACGACCGCCTGGCCTGGTCGCCGGCCGTGACATACCAGCCGATGGCGGTCTCGAGCAGTTCCGCTTGCCGCAGATGATCGGCGATCTCCCCTGCGAACTCGCTCGCCCGGTCCCCGGCGGTCTCCACGAGCCATTGCGCCGTCTCTTCGTGGTACGTCCGCCGCACTCGCTTGACGACGGTCTCGTAGACGACGTCCCTGAGGATTGCGTGTTTGAAGATGTACTCGCGCATCGTATCGAACGCCGAGTCCTCCCTCGGATAGATCAGCTCCCGCGACACCAGGGGCGCGGCGACGTCTGCCAGGTGCTCGACCGCCTGATCGAGGGCGGTCGCCTCGGCGAGGTGGTCGACGGCCGGCTCCCAGAAGACTCGACCGACGATGGATGCTCGCTGCACCGCATGCCGCTCGGCCCTGTTGAGCGAGTCGACTCGAGCCTGCAGCACGCCTGTGAGGGTGCCGGGCACGGCATCAGGTGTCAGCCGTTCGAGCCGTACCGTCCACGAGCCGCCCCCCGTCTCGACCACCCCGTCGTCGATGAGCATCTTGACGAGCTCCTCCAGGAAGAAGGGATTGCCCTCCGATCGCTCGGCGATGAGGGTCCGCAACTCGGCGGGCACGTCGCCGAGAGGGCGGAGCACCTCGGCGATGAGCTCGTCCGCCTTCTCAGCCTCGAGCGGCTCGAGAAGGATATGGGCCCTGTCCGGACGGTCGACCCTCCACTCGGGTCGACGGTCGACGAGGTCCGGCCTGGTGGTGGCGACGATCAGCAGCGGCATGTGAGACGTGGTCACGAGGAACTCCAAGAAGTCGAGCGAGTCACCGTCCGCCCAATGGATGTCCTCGCACAGGATCACGAGATACCGCTCACCGATCCCGGCGTGGAACATCTCCACCATCGACTGAAAGGCGCGTTCTCGGATGACCTTCGCCTCGCTGAAGAGGTCGGCGATCGATGCGTCGTCTGCGTAGTCGAGGCCGACGAGGTGCCCGATGAAAGGTGCT
The window above is part of the Acidimicrobiia bacterium genome. Proteins encoded here:
- a CDS encoding adenylate/guanylate cyclase domain-containing protein, giving the protein MSEVESSEAKLEQAIAALEAQRSVLGDAVDPAIAALQDQLALLRSAGEAAEDQRKQVTVVFADVQGFTSMSQTMDPEDVADVMNGVWAEIDAIITAHGGTIDKHIGDAVMALFGAPVAREDDPERAIRAALEMQDALKARATSDQSATSGLAMRIGIHTGLAMLGNVGARSEYTAIGHTVNLASRLEGKAPPGGILISYETMTHVRGLFDVVASDPIQVKGIEAPVRAYLVKRAKPRTFRTFTREVAGVETRTVGREEEMAQLLACLPESPASLSPRLVTIYGEPGVGKSRLIYDFFNHLEAQPHPVWLFRGRALEASRNTPYGLLRTMIFDRFLITASDSSDAARAKLEEGLAGYMGADGRRAAPFIGHLVGLDYADDASIADLFSEAKVIRERAFQSMVEMFHAGIGERYLVILCEDIHWADGDSLDFLEFLVTTSHMPLLIVATTRPDLVDRRPEWRVDRPDRAHILLEPLEAEKADELIAEVLRPLGDVPAELRTLIAERSEGNPFFLEELVKMLIDDGVVETGGGSWTVRLERLTPDAVPGTLTGVLQARVDSLNRAERHAVQRASIVGRVFWEPAVDHLAEATALDQAVEHLADVAAPLVSRELIYPREDSAFDTMREYIFKHAILRDVVYETVVKRVRRTYHEETAQWLVETAGDRASEFAGEIADHLRQAELLETAIGWYVTAGDQARRSYASEAAAIAYTAALELSADAPGAALGDQRRAALEGLGDVLTAQGRYHEAIDRYIEMRDSAVVTGDAATEARAERGMAAAQTYLGRFRDALESAERSEIAAARAESPIDLMKALWMQAWSRLRLGLNDGVAELSAEVLARSRAIGDRPALAQALNLAGVAEFSSGSYDEAIAHFDEAARIFEAIGNPDEVMPVMNNIGVILEAKGDYAGAVTCYSQALQIAKSTNNRDGEMVYLSNLGGAQVATGSFAEGEASLRTVVAMAGGSLGVLAETKRFLAEALIGLGRLAEAEQVAIEALDQATDSEAGDYIAAAWRVIGVLGSLTGRPIEVDAGNPASRHAPEEAFSKSLEMAESISANGERARTLVAWARHDAAAGRLAEAARRWHEGRRLLLLLGAESEVKRLQIDLGFLDEAPPADTMIVDNPR